From the Astyanax mexicanus isolate ESR-SI-001 chromosome 9, AstMex3_surface, whole genome shotgun sequence genome, one window contains:
- the LOC103031623 gene encoding gastrula zinc finger protein XlCGF49.1 isoform X1: MSSWSESSPSPTLLETSTEMSGGHDPHGAYITVLIQDEFKVEEVEFSVSSCAQETSSSTPQKQTAKTTGNRRTYPCSECGKSFSQLSNLQTHLRSHTGERPYLCSECGKGFTTQSHLRAHQRIHTGERPYQCSECGRSFNQHRSFKVHQRIHTGEKPYDCTVCRRSFRERATLIKHERIHTGEKPYSCGICGMSFNQQITFQVHQRIHTGEKPFDCAVCGRSFRERGSLRKHERVHTGERPYFCSECGKSFTLQSSFQRHQCSHTGEELVIN, from the coding sequence ATGTCCTCCTGGTCTGAGTCTTCTCCTTCCCCTACACTGCTCGAAACATCTACAGAGATGTCTGGAGGACATGATCCACATGGGGCATACATCACAGTTCTGATACAAGACGAGTTTAAAGTAGAGGAGGTGGAGTTTAGCGTAAGCTCCTGTGCTCAGGAAACCTCTTCCAGCACTCCTCAAAAACAAACTGCTAAAACTACGGGTAACAGAAGAACCTACCCCTGCTCAGAGTGCGGCAAGAGCTTCAGCCAGCTTAGCAACCTACAAACACACCTGCGCTCACATACAGGTGAGAGGCCGTACCtgtgctcagagtgcgggaaggGCTTCACCACACAGAGTCATCTCCGAgctcaccagcgcattcacacgggAGAGAGGCCGTACCAGTGCTCGGAGTGCGGCCGGAGCTTCAACCAGCACAGGAGCTTCAAGGTGCACCAGCGTATCCACACCGGAGAGAAGCCGTACGACTGCACGGTGTGCAGACGCAGCTTCAGAGAGCGAGCAACCCTCATTAAACacgagcgcattcacaccggagagaaaccctatTCCTGTGGGATCTGCGGGATGAGCTTCAACCAGCAGATTACCTTCCAGGTGCACCAGCGCATCCACACCGGAGAGAAGCCGTTCGACTGCGCCGTCTGTGGACGCAGCTTCAGAGAGCGAGGATCCCTCCGGAAGCACGAGCGAGTTCACACCGGAGAGAGACCGTACttctgctcagagtgtgggaagagctttactctGCAGAGCAGTTTCCAGAGACACCAGTGCAGTCACACAGGCGAGGAACTTGTGATTAACTGA